In the Solanum pennellii chromosome 5, SPENNV200 genome, one interval contains:
- the LOC107019669 gene encoding uncharacterized protein K02A2.6-like translates to MEHDCCKFVQKCHNCQVHGDLNRVPPHKLNAMSFPWQFVAWGMDSIGPIEPSTSNEHRFILVTIDYFTKWVEVLSYISMTKKVIADFVHNNLICKFEVPESIVTDNGANLNNHLVRGIRKQFSITHQNSTAYHPQMNETVEATNKNVKKILRKMIDKYRVYGMKAFIPAEVKIPSLRIIQEAELSNVEWVSRRIDQLTVIDEKIIVSVCHSQLYRQKMIRAFHERVRARIFEIGQLILKRIFLHQDEYKGKLKTNWQGPYMVRKVLFGGALILSDVDDIAWPKPIN, encoded by the exons ATGGAGcatgattgttgcaagtttgtgcaaaAATGTCATAATTGTCAAGTGCATGGTGATTTGAATCGAGTGCCGCCGCACAAACTCAATGCTATGAGTTTTCCTTGGCAATTTGTAGCTTGGGGCATGGATAGCATCGGTCCAATAGAGCCATCCACCTCTAACGAACACAGATTTATTTTGGTTACCATTGACTACTTCACCAAGTGGGTTGAAGTATTGTCTTACATTTCAATGACCAAGAAAGTTATAGCTGATTTTGTTCACAATAATCTGATATGCAAGTTTGAAGTGCCAGAATCTATCgttactgataatggtgcaaatctcaacaATCACTTGGTGAGAGGTATACGTAAGCAATTCAGTATTACTCATCAAAACTCAACCGCTTATCACCCTCAAATGAATGAAACTGTAGAGGCTACCAATAAGAACGTCAAGAAGATtctgaggaaaatgattgacaagtACCGAG TATATGGAATGAAAGCATTCATACCTGCTGAAGTTAAAATACCATCCTTAAGAATCATTCAAGAAGCTGAGTTGAGCAATGTTGAATGGGTCAGTAGGCGCATTGACCAGTTAACTGTGATTGATGAGAAAATAATAGTTTCTGTTTGTCATAGTCAACTATATCGACAAAAAATGATTCGTGCTTTCCACGAGAGGGTCAGAGCCAGAATATTTGAAATTGGTCAATTGATACTTAAGCGCATTTTTCTTCATCAGGATGAGTACAAAGGGAAATTGAAGACAAATTGGCAAGGACCTTATATGGTTCGCAAAGTATTATTTGGAGGTGCTTTGATCCTGTCAGATGTGGATGACATCGCATGGCCGAAACCGATCAACTGA